Within Natronoarchaeum mannanilyticum, the genomic segment CTGAAAAAGGCCGCTGCGAGCGGATCGTCCGTCCAGTCGCCGGCCGCCAGTCTGCGCTCGGCCTCGTCGGTCGACCAGTCGCGTCGCCGTTCGAGGACGGCGCGCGCGACCGGATCGAGGCGCGCTTCGACCTCCTTGCGACCCTCCAGCGAGTGGACCTCGAACGTCGCCGCCAGCGCCTCGTCGAAGCCGTCGCCCGGCGTCGGGACGCCAGAGACGAGTTCCGGATCGCCTGTGTCGGCGCCGGCGAGCGGCGATCGCCAGGCGTCGCGGGCGTAGCGGCCGCCCTGGAGCAGCGCGATGACGCCGACGGCGCCGACGTAGAACTGGCCGGCGGCCGCCGCCCCGCCGAGGGACGGGACGAGAAAGACGGCCAGTCCGGCGACCGCGAGTACAACGCCGAGCCCGGTGAGCGCGCGGCTGAAGTCGCTCACCGCTCGTCACCTCCGTGCTCGCGCTCGATCTCGCGGAGCGCCGCGACCGCACGCTCCTCGCGCTCCTCGGTGACCGGTCGGTCGCCGTAGCGCACCGCCTCGAACAGTTCGGTGAGCTCCGCGACCCGATCGCGGTCGAGCCCGGCGTCGGCAGCTGCGGCGGCGAACTCCGCGGGCGTGCTCGTCCGCGGGTTGCCGACGTCGACGCTCTCGGCCATCTCGCGCCAGGCGCGGTACACCTCGTTTTCGGCGCTATCCTCGGCGGATTCGATTCGGTCGGCCGCGCGCCCCGCGGCCTCGCCGATCGATTCGTCGTCGTCGCTCGCCTCCTCGGCGACCTCCGCGCGCGTGGTGTCGTCATCCCGCTGCCAGGGGATGTACTCCGCGCCGAAGACCGCGACCACCCCGACCAGCACCGCGCCGAACAGGGCGATGGTGACCAACATATTTCCACTTCCGACGGGGTCGCCCGGTCCGCCCCCGCCGCCGGGCGACACGTTAGCGCCGCCACCGCCGCCACCGCCGGACTCGTTGCCGGTCGGCATCGGGAACCCCTCGGGCGGCTGTAGTGCAGTGAGCCACAGGTGGTTGACGACGATGATCAACGCGATGATTCCGACGAGCACCGGGATGCCCTTGAGCGCCCACCGCTTGTCGCCGATGCCGCCGCCGTTGACCGCGTAGACGGCGAGCGCGAGTAGTGCGAACAGAACCCCCACGGCGACGAACGCAGCGGTAGTCGACCACGGGGGGTCGATCCCGCCGCCCGGCATCGCCATCGGGTTCGACTCGACGACGACGGCGTTCGACAGCGTCGCCGCTCCGAGCCCCAGGGCGGCGATACAGAGGCCGGCGGCGAGCGCGGGTCGGAGCGTGTCGGATTGCATGGTGTGAAAACTGACCGTCGGCGCCGTCCGAGCGACGCCGCCGCGTCAGTCGATTGACCGATCCTTCGGGTGACCCCGAAAAAAACGTACCGGTAGAGATTCACACCCGCCGGCGCGGCCGCCGACCGGAGGACGGACGACGTCCCGGCGGAGAGGGACAGGCTAAATAGTCCGGCCTCCCGAGTGACGTGCGATGGAATCGCTGCGCAGCGGCGACGGCCGCCGCGATCCGGCGGACGGACCGCTCGTGACCCGGCGCCGCGAACTCGCGGACGTGTCCCGGGGCGCCGTGCTCGACGCCTTCGAACCGCCGAGAGGCCTCTGGACGCCGCCGGACGGTCCGGCGATCGCCGGCTGGGGCGCGGCGTCGACGATCGCCGCGGACGGCCCGGATCGCTTCGCCGCGGTGCGCGAGGCCGCCGAGCGGCTGTTCTCGGGGCTGGA encodes:
- a CDS encoding DUF7269 family protein, whose protein sequence is MSDFSRALTGLGVVLAVAGLAVFLVPSLGGAAAAGQFYVGAVGVIALLQGGRYARDAWRSPLAGADTGDPELVSGVPTPGDGFDEALAATFEVHSLEGRKEVEARLDPVARAVLERRRDWSTDEAERRLAAGDWTDDPLAAAFFSDDAADRVPFATRLKIRWSEKSAYGVRAERAAAELERIWRTES
- a CDS encoding DUF4129 domain-containing protein; this encodes MQSDTLRPALAAGLCIAALGLGAATLSNAVVVESNPMAMPGGGIDPPWSTTAAFVAVGVLFALLALAVYAVNGGGIGDKRWALKGIPVLVGIIALIIVVNHLWLTALQPPEGFPMPTGNESGGGGGGGANVSPGGGGGPGDPVGSGNMLVTIALFGAVLVGVVAVFGAEYIPWQRDDDTTRAEVAEEASDDDESIGEAAGRAADRIESAEDSAENEVYRAWREMAESVDVGNPRTSTPAEFAAAAADAGLDRDRVAELTELFEAVRYGDRPVTEEREERAVAALREIEREHGGDER